The Toxotes jaculatrix isolate fToxJac2 chromosome 17, fToxJac2.pri, whole genome shotgun sequence genomic interval tatATTAACTCACAGGTTCCCCTCCCTTAACAGCACAATGATCAAacattcttctctctttctgtttttattttactttcaattattttgttcatttattttttgttttgtgtttttttgttttatttttgtttgtttcctttttatttcgtctttttttctccatttttttgttCCCCCTTCCTTTAGATCGTAATGTCTCACTTGCCTATAGTTAAAAGGTAAGCCTTGTCACATGATTGACATGCCCTGTTTTGATTGGCTCTTCCTATTGACATTTCAGCCTAACCTACGCTTTCCTCCGATTCCTCCgccattttgtgtttatttctctctcttttttcctgtgtctctTACAGCTTAAGAAGGTCTGCATGTGTTTATAGCAGTCATGTCTTACTGTTCAGAAGGATGTGTCATTTTCAACTCATCTCTGAGTGTAGTTTGGTATGACTCTCTCTGGTTTACATCAGGTCATGAGATTAagagagatttatttatttatttattcattgtgcAGCTTCATCTTTAAGCACAAAGAACAAAGCGTAATGTTCGTGTTGTCGTCCTCCCTCTTGGGTAATCAAGTTTTTATCTCATCCCTCGTTCTTAATTGTCATTTAGAGAAGAGCATATTGACAGAAGATGTGTTGAACGGATCTGAAGCTGCTCgtgatgtttcagtgtttattttaaacCTGCATCGctaatttttttggccactttggGGCAGTGGAAAAGCTGTAAACAGAACACTGACATATTACCATCTTACAGTGTTGTTATGGCAAATATATTAGCAGACAGTTTCCTTTCTACAGTATctagtccaatattcactcttcttttagctctgtttttggtctctaccaccTCCTGAGGTAAGTACCTGACCCTTTGGCTGTTCAATGCTCCTTTGTGGTCTCCACCACTTTGTCTGTCTGGTTTTTGGTAACTGGTAGGTAATATCCAGtgtgtttttagagctttttttttctgagaacagctgcctgctgcggccaaaaaaaaactaacGCGAGTCATGAGACTGAACAGCTACATGATGGCCCTGCCCATACCTGAGGGTATATACAGTAGCCAAAAACGTACATACTCTGAAAGACATATTTAGGCAAACCTGAGGAATTCAGACCCGCAGATTCAGACTGATGATAAATTATTCATcccattttttcattttgaaaaaataacTCGAATTTCTAACTGAATCAGACATTGAAATACGTTTGTGCCAATTCTTGTTCAAGCTCCTCTGAGATTTTGACCCCATTTTTCCTTGTGCATGTTGTTTCATGTTGACAGGCTTCAGTTTTTATGCTCGTCTGACTGACTGGTGTCAGCCAGGGTGTTGACTTTTATTCCTTAAACACTATATCTCATACCAAACTACACTCAGTGGCACAGTGAAAGTGAGAAATCCTTTTTTCTATAACGACGTGAGATTTCTCCTCTTCCGTCTGTTCACTCACACAATAATTTTCCCGTTTGTTCTGTTAACCTGCGGTGTCGCACTGAACTGGTGAAGCTTTACCTCTAACCTTTTTGTATGCTCCCGTCTTCCTGGTTTTGATGATGTAGCACTGTAGcacctactcacacacacacacacacacacatatggacacaTTTAATTATGGGTAAGAAATACATATCCTCATGGGTGTACACACTGTCTGAATGTATAACTTTAACattaaagttttgtttcttcTATGGTAGAGTTGTTTGTATTGTTACATTTGAGTTAAGTACCTAAGTGGTGAGAATAAGTTAAattaatcataaaaataatgtagttaaaatgtttcctgtatcatcatcatcatcatcatcatatatatatatgtacatgttGTAAAACGTTCTGTGTGTTGTCCGTCTGTGTGTCTTATGTCTTTCCATTCTGTCTGTTGAATGTTTTGGCCTGTTTCTCTTTACATGTTTGGCAAATTcttattctttgttttcattcatttttttctgttttctttcttttctctgaccATCCCTCCTTCACTCTCCTGGGCTGCTCCTTCGTCCTGTCCTCCTTTTAtaccttctcttttctcctctctctccctctttcctgtttatttccttttccttatattttatttctcctcttttctgggGTTTCCTTCTTTCCTGTATCCTCCCTGCTTCCATCTTCTCACCTCTTTTTGTTCCTGGccattctttctcttcctctcctctcctctcctctcctcctctctccagagGAGCATAGTGTTATGTGTCTGATGGTCCCTAAACCACTAGACAGCTTTAACCTGCTCAGGGTGAAGGGGAAAGGCCTCAAACAGAAGGTCCTGCATGCCGGCTGTGAATGGTATGCTTGATAGATAGAATATCACTTGGCCgcattccttttctttcctcccaaGTTAAGTTTCCTGGTCAAGCTCAGTAGCTaatgtggaaaaagaaagaccTGAGCTTCAGAAGACAAATCGAAGACGATTTTTTTAACGAGCAGTTTGTGCAGCATCAACACTTTGCTTTTGTGGTGTCACTAAGTCCTGATACTTGTCAAGCACATGTTGCCTCTAATGCAGATATATTTAGCAAAAGGCAGGTGTTAAACATTTGATGTCAAGTTTATTTACGTACTTTTCAattacacatactgtatcaaGGGGCCTCACAGGGAGGAAAAGATCTTTTCAGAAGCTTTTTCACTCtatttcattgtgttgtttttttctggtatGTGAAGCTTAAGTGTCAAAAAAGTCTGCTTTTCATAGTATTCATTGTATTTCTATCATATAAACTTGTCTAGAATTTTTAAAAGAGCTAGACAGAACCCaatataaaatcattttttaaaaaataagttAATAGAGCTTGTATGTTGCCTGTCTTTctagctgtctgtctgtctgtctgttgtccttcctgtgcctgtgtgtgatgtcctgtgtttgtctctgtaggAGTCTTTGCAGTCTGGCACAGTAGAACATCATGGGGTGtgatgtaattttctttttgtcccctTCATCCTTTTCTCCTTGTATTTacctcctccctccactcctTTATCCCTCCGTCCCCCATCAATCCATCCCCCTCACttgcctccctcccctctcctcaccccccatcctcctcctcaggctccTGCCTAGAGATTCTTCGGGGAGAAAGTCCGGCTCTTGGGGAGGCCGGGAGCGACTCGGCATCCCCCATGTCTCCTCGGACTAGCAAGAGCCGCATGTCCATGAAGCTGCGACGCTCCTCTGGATCGGCCAATAAGACCTGATCTTTGCAGGTTACTCAGCTGAACTGATACTTCATATCATGTTAGCAAACAAGAAGCAGTCTTTTCCCTTTCACCATCCTATGAGACTTAGTCCTTAAAAGGTTTTATTCTGGAGGAAATTTGGTCTATAATTGTCCTCAAAGTACAAGAAattgacaaattaaaattaactGCTCTGGAGGAATTTCACTTAGATATTATTTTCAATAGGAGAAATTATGGGCGGTATTCCCAGAAATGAACCTAGCCGCCGTGGGTGTCAGTATACCTTGATTCATCCTGTCACCTCCAGCATGTTGCCGTTCTGATCAGACACTGGCTTTTTGTGTACGGAACGCTTCGTCGCACAGTTGTACTCTCAACAGCACTTGTAATAGTATTTTGTGTACTATGCTATACTGTAACTTGCTCACAGCTGCTGTAGTTATCCTCAGCTTTactcacaacaaaaaaaaacaacaaaagaacacAGAAACCAGTTGAACCAGCGCTGCAGCATGCTGATCTTTGCCGTAGTGGCTAAAGCTGAATAAGTGCTGCCTGTGCAGTATTAGCTCATAATCTGTGCCATGTTAAAAACTGCAAGAACTCCAGTGTTAACTTGGACTGCTAAAAGCTAAAGTGTGCCACATTATACACTGCTCTGCGAACCGCTTTCGGAGAGCACATTCAATGACTGCCGAACAAAGAGCGGAGTCTCTTCAGTCTCTGCGTGTTGTGTCGTTGAACGTTGCCATGGGGAACTTGTATATTTGTACTATAGTCAGGCTGAGtgtgtacagacagacagaacctTGAGTTTTGATATAAAAAGAACCCAGAGTGATGGCTGCAAAGTGTTGCAGGGAGAAAGCAAGATAAAAGTCTATTTTTGTTCTCAGTGCAGCATTAGGCCTAAAAATATAAAGGGCAGGGGTCGGTCTCTATTCAGTCCtccataaaatgtaaatagaaTCTCATtcatttgctaaaaaaaatcaacataaaaCATCTGGTGGATGTGGCAACGTTCTCAaaccaaaaatgttttctgtgtgcgAATTGAGAAGAAAATCCCCTCCCTGAGGTCAGGGGGGCTGAAAGTGACCCGAGCGTTTCTCTGAGTGGAGGAGATGTGATGTGAGGaacagtgttactgtgtgtggaGGCAGGAGGGCGGGATGATTCGTCTttcataaaacagagaaaagcgtTTCTAGAAGGCAAGCTGATCAAAGAACGAGCACCTGTTACTTTCATTGTTGCTCGTGCTGTAAAATGTGGACAAGCACTGATGTTGATTGCATTtatttacaccttttttttctttcttttttttttactgtaaaatgtgttttgatccAAACAAGAATGTTGCTGTATTTTTAGTCACTATGTCGCCTGATGCAGTGGAAccacagcttttctttctttgttcattggagtacatatatatatattctgtatatctatatatgtaTGAGTATAAATATATCACTATAACTACaatattgtatgtatgtatatatacatatatatctaaattcacatatatatgtatatatacatatatatgtatatgtgtgtgtgtgtgtgtgagagagagagagagagagagagagagagagagagagagagagagagagagagagagaggggcgcTTGTTGTGTATATACTGTTCTGTGAGAATAGCTGCCAAAACCAAACTGGTTTAACCTCAGACCACATATCTGCTAAAAGTGGGTTGACACTACAAGGTTTCATGCGTCAGTAGTTTCTCTTTCGTAGTAACCAGTCTGAGCTTCATTCTGTAGGAATTTTCTGAGCACTTGATGCGTTCAGCTGTGGAACCACAGCCAGACTGGGGAAATTGGAGGAAACATTAGCATTTACTGTGAtcttgtacattttttttgtgggatgccactttgtgtgttttttttttcctccaaaatgAACATCACTGTAACTATAATGTTTTAGTTATCAGGATATACTGTATCTTTATCATGCCTGATAACTGCCAGTCTCATTAATACCTGTGCGTTTCCCTGACACATTAGTTACTGAGAcccattgtttttttgttagagGCATGTTTAGGTttggaaaaggaggaaaatcaAAGTTATACAAAACCGAGATACTACAGATCCAAGGCCAAAGAGGGGAAGGAGAGATGTCGACTTATTCTCACTTAGATGTGAATGGgggtttgtttctttttgttctttctctttctttctttctttctttctttctttttttccccccttaaaTTAAACCTGCTCTTATATTTAGACTCGTCCCCAGCTCCAGATCTGGATGGAGGGGATCAGCATGTAATCGCAATCCAGAAAATGTAACTTCAACACTACCGCAGATGATTTACATGTATTTAACGTCCTCATTTCAGCGCTCCATCAGTTCAACTCAACTTACTAAAACTGACAAGTTTTCAAATTAGCATAAAAGGGTGAAGTACTTCAGGTTTCCCTTTAGAAAATGTCAaggttgtggttttacaggttTTATCAGGCTTGAACGTCCTTCCATTAATTTAATATGATGGCTTGTTTTgccatcatttctgttttccataGCCTGAGAGTAAGTGTATTCACAGCTgtattttctgttactgttcaaatgttttattttgtatttcagcCATAGTGTCTCTGTAGAGAGGAAAGggattgtactttttttttttttctcgttgtAAATTGAGGCTAAATTCATGTTGTATTActttgtgtgtgaatatttgaaGTCAGCTGAGATCAAAGTTGTCCCTTAAATTATTGCTGTTACAATTATTAATGCTGAGGTTGAAGCACCGTAGTAGTGCCCTGGGGCTGATCTGTACACACTGTATAAAGACTACAGCTCACCTGCCAGTAAGCAGCTGTGTCCCGGTTTGTTTGGTTACATCCTGTTAAAACTGCGACAACCTGAACCGGATCACATGACCATATCCCAGGCTCTGTCCCAGTGCCTAAACCTGTTTATTTACACTCCTTCATACTAAACTTCGCCTCCTCTTCCAATTTAAATACTTGCGACTCCACATGACGACTTGAGTCCTGATGCTGCTTTAATGTCCCACGAGAAAGACAGGAAATTTCGCACTTCCGATTTTCTTTTACAGATTGTAAATATTCCTGAGGATCTCAGGTTTGGCATGAATTGAAAAATATCTGCACCGAACTCAGATGTATGACTCCATAAATGCATGTTTGTTTAGTCTGAAAAAGCCTGAGCAACCTTAGCAGCAACCAAAATGTATAGAAAACCCAAGTTACCCAAAGCTTTTCAGTATCATCAAAAATTCATATCAGCTACGCCGAGGCACTGTCCTGCTGGAGGATTCTGACTCAGGTTGTTTAGGTAGAAATatttttcagccttttttttttcccccaaatctGACTTCTTCGTTGTCTGAAGAGGGGAAAATGTCAGACTCCCTTTGTTCCCCCCGTTTGTGCAGCcataacagcagcaaaaaaaaaattccctttaGAAATAACAATTTGGAGCATCTGTGTCTGATGTGGATTGAACACGAGGGCTGTGATGGATACGGGTTCAGCTGTTGTCCAGACTTTAGTCTGGGACGAAGCTGATGTATGTAACTACTGACTATACATACTGCATGACGCCAGTTCAGTACTAACTGCCTGTGTTGACCATGTATCAGCTGTACCacgacacacacatgcacgcttgcacatacacacccagTTAACTATGTTACTGTCGAACCTGTAGTATGTAAATCTGTTCCGTCtgtttcagaaacacagagagcgTGGATGTGCAATGATGGAATTTAACAATAAATGATTCGTACCACTCACTGTTAGACCCGTTCATATATTGGAcgtatgtgcttgtgtgtgtgtacacatcagatttacaaaaagtaacAGTGACAGAGTGGACAGAGGAGGACTGCTCATTGATCGTACCGTATTACCATTTATTGACAATAATTTAGAATAAATTTCACATTCAACTTGAAACATATCAAAATAGTACTGTATAGGCTTCTTAGAACCACAATTACATTTATAGCACTGGGAAGCCATTTAGCAAATATTTGAACAGTAATTTATAATCATTAAACACAAAAGACGTTTTTTCTACGAGCAGTACTAACATTAAATGTTCCATTTctgtatgaaaatattttatagcTGAGAAGATAACTGGCACATTTACTATAAAAGGCATATTATGGTCTGATGATGcgattattttcttttttcttttttttttaaattattgttcACTGTACATGAAACTGTCTTTGAAATAGAGTTAGGACATTGATTCTGTCTCCAGTTTTCAGGTTAAGGAAGGTCACTTTCTAAATGTGATTACAGGTCACTGATTATGGTCTGGCTCTTTGCTTCACGTATTACACCAGTCAGTAATGTAACCCACTGAACTTCTCCTGAACATCAGTGTAATCTGATTACTTTTGCCCCAGAAATATGTTGAACATGAGCTTAAACATCTGCTACATGTAGAGAGAacgctgtcagtcactgcttcAGCATGTCTGTAATATTACTCCTGCTTAATCAAAATGCCCTTTGTCAAACTTCACTCTGTTCCGTTCCTTCAactgaaacagctgtttaaaTGTCAACCCATTTACAGAGCGCAGTTCTAATATGAGAAGATGcaagaaaagctgaaaagagATGGAATCCACTTTGTAAATACAGATTAGAAATATAGAAACAGTGTGTGCCTTATGATTGTAACAACAAATTAAATACTTAGAGAGACTGTGTTTTTCTCAAAGGACTTCAACAAAAGAAACAGCCTTTTTGAACAAAGGCCacttgaatttaaaatgtagaTCATTATAATAATCCCGCTTTTAGTTTATTTGATTGAGTCCTTTTTTGTCTCTAAAAGCATAATCGTTTCATTCATGATGATAGTGTTACAGTCCTGCTTATACAGTAGCATGGACAGTACCATGGACAGTACCATGGACAGGGGCTGTGGTTTATTTGTACAAGTTTCAGTaggttgtttgtttactttcagcaccatggacagttgcagtgttttgtttaattgTCTGGTGTCATGACCGCGGGAAGCTGTACATCCTCCTAGTGTCAGTATATCACACGTGGACCATTATGAATCTGCTTACAAGTCTGGTTGTACTGATCTTTAAAGACAAGGCACAGTGACTCAGTCGTAATTCTTGTCCTGTTACTCAAGGGATCAACTTTTTGGTTTTTTGACCGCAACTGAAACAAACAGGCCTCAGTCCGAATTTACAACAGAAGCATAGCTGACATGAACGTGAACTtcagtgtgaatgaaaacaaccaGCCACAGTCAATAGTTTCCCCGTAACGGTAATCGATGACTCATCGTTCTGTTGCCTTGTTGATTGACTGTCTGTAGCCGATCTCGCGCGCGTTTTTACGGGCGCACGGtcatctgcagcagcatcacCTGCCGATTCTCGGTGGGATGAGACTTATTGATATGTCTCGTGAGCCCCGGGGAGCTGAAGAATGTAGACGGACAGTGCTTGCACGTGAAgatctgttgctgctgctgctgctcgcaTTCCCCGGCGCCGCTCTCTTCTCTGTGCGCGTGGAACATTTCTGGTCTGAGTCCTCCTCCCAGTGTCCCCGCCAGTAACTCGTCCCTCATCGCGTGCCAGAGACGGTGCTTGTCCCTGATTTCGACCGACGGGAAGCGCGCGCCGCACAAGTGACACAAGAACACCTGGCCCTGTCCGCCACTGTTCTCGCGCGCCTGACCGTAAGATGATGGAGGCGGAGAAGCTCGCGCTGTCATCTCGTGCGCAGCCAGGTGTTTCTTGAGGTAAGCCTGTCGGCGGAATTTCTTCCCACAGTACCGGCACTCGTACACCTCCTCCTCCGGTAACGACTGGACGAAAGGTAAAGGAGGATGCGAGAGTGACggcggctgctgctgcggcAGGTCCGCGCGCTCGTCTGGGTTGCCGTTCAGTAGAAGGAGGCTGGATGGCGGGCTGTCCGCCGctctcacctgctgctgcaggtccAGACAGCTCTCCCCCGGGTTCCGGTAATGAGGCGACGAATCATAGTGAGGAGGCGCGAGGCTCTCGCTGTCGGGGCTGTCCCGAGACCGACCGTGGAGCAGAAGCAGGGACGGCTCGCGCCTGATGCGGGAGCTGTCCAGGGCTCTGTGGTGCTGATTAGTGTTGATGCGCAGCAGGTCGTTCTCTTTGCCCTCCAGCTCCACCGGCTGCCTCTCGTGCTGAATGAGCCCTCGTGCCTCTTTTAATGGCTGGCTCTTGTTTGTCGGAGTCTCTCCTGCTTGGTTGGTTACCGGGCGGGGTTTGTGCCAACGGCGGTGGGAGGCCAAGTTGGCGGGACAGCTGAAGACTTTGTCGCACTCGGGACACCGGTACTCCACGCGCACAATGCGGGAGCATTTGTGCTGCGCGAGGGAGAAGGGGTCGGGGTACTCCTCTTTACAAAGTTGGCAGATGAACTCTCCCAGCGGTTGATTCCCGGTGGGGGCGGACGACTTCTCCCGCTGCCTCCTCAGCTCGGGGCTCTCCTTCTTGATCCGCAGACCCAAAACCGGCGAGGTCGTGACCTCATCCTCGAAGTTAAGTTTCCGGTTCACTTTGGGTTTCTTTGACGAGTTTCCCGCTGACGGTTTGTTGTGTCTGTTGCCGTTCAAGCGTTGATCCGGTTCAAGGAACGAGCGTTTTCTCGCTGCGTGGTGCCGATCCTGGTTCATCAGTGTTAGTGGCGGGAACAGGTGCACGTGAGTCATACTCGGGTCATACTTGTCACCGTGACCGTAGGATGGCGCGTGGTGGCGGCTGCTGCTTGCGAGTAGCCTCTCGATAGAACTAGACACCGAGGTTGGCGTGGAGCTCACCAGGAACGGCAGCTCCGGTAACTCCGACACCGGGGGTGATGTTAAGCACCTGCCGGGGAACAACGGTTGCTTCTCTCCTTCCCCGTGCTGTTCCAGCAGTCTCGTGCCGACTGGTTTGACTGGACTGCAGGACTCCGCTAATGTCAAGTCgcgtggtggtggaggaggaggagggaaaaagcaGGAGAAATCACCATCAGGGGTCAAAACGTCCACCTCGCTCACCTGCTCCTCGGTCTCCGGTAACTGCGCGCGCCGATCCGCCTCAGCCTCCAGCGCGGACTCCACGTGCGGGCTCCACGCCTCTCTCACACCGGCGGAGTCCTCGCGGGACACCGGGAGCAATCCATCTTGTCTTTCAAACGGGAAGAGACCCAGCACATCGTTCTCCTTCACCGCCTGCGGTTTGGTCGCTTCAGAGTTGTCGCTGCTGTTCCTGTCACGATCATATGTTACAGATTTGTTATTACCGTTATTTCGTGGCCGATATGACGCCGAGCAGCGCCGGTTTCTCTTCACCAAAAATCCTCGAGGCATGGTGATGATGACGATAGTGCTCGGCGCGTGGCACCACCAGGCGGAAAGGACAACAACTCTTGTCTCGAACCCACTTTCAAGTAGATCTttgaagtgagagagagagagagagagagagagagagagagagagagagagagaggggcgcGCGCGCAGGTGTGATGAGAGCatgactgagagacagagacaacagtATCCGCGATGCGCGtgttagttttttcttttcctttcttttgctcacacacatacactgtcccCCTAAAGCTGGTTTGGTCTTTTCACTTTTGAATTCAAATACCAGACAGAACACAGGCGGAACAACGACTCATGACTGAAGACGTTATTTAGTCACTGTGATTAATTCCTACGGTATATTTAACTCCCACAATACATTTAAAAGGAcatatttctattttctattcGAAAGAATAACAACAGGAATAAATAGGCGCTCACTTTTTAATGTTGAGTGTGGGGCTGTGAGGTCCAAAGAGTCTTGTTCAGTAAGGTCTGTTATCTGTCCACCCATACATGAACATCGGTGTTCGCttatcaaatgttttaaaaaattgaacACCCTAAAAAAC includes:
- the LOC121197486 gene encoding insulinoma-associated protein 2 — protein: MPRGFLVKRNRRCSASYRPRNNGNNKSVTYDRDRNSSDNSEATKPQAVKENDVLGLFPFERQDGLLPVSREDSAGVREAWSPHVESALEAEADRRAQLPETEEQVSEVDVLTPDGDFSCFFPPPPPPPRDLTLAESCSPVKPVGTRLLEQHGEGEKQPLFPGRCLTSPPVSELPELPFLVSSTPTSVSSSIERLLASSSRHHAPSYGHGDKYDPSMTHVHLFPPLTLMNQDRHHAARKRSFLEPDQRLNGNRHNKPSAGNSSKKPKVNRKLNFEDEVTTSPVLGLRIKKESPELRRQREKSSAPTGNQPLGEFICQLCKEEYPDPFSLAQHKCSRIVRVEYRCPECDKVFSCPANLASHRRWHKPRPVTNQAGETPTNKSQPLKEARGLIQHERQPVELEGKENDLLRINTNQHHRALDSSRIRREPSLLLLHGRSRDSPDSESLAPPHYDSSPHYRNPGESCLDLQQQVRAADSPPSSLLLLNGNPDERADLPQQQPPSLSHPPLPFVQSLPEEEVYECRYCGKKFRRQAYLKKHLAAHEMTARASPPPSSYGQARENSGGQGQVFLCHLCGARFPSVEIRDKHRLWHAMRDELLAGTLGGGLRPEMFHAHREESGAGECEQQQQQQIFTCKHCPSTFFSSPGLTRHINKSHPTENRQVMLLQMTVRP